The Triplophysa dalaica isolate WHDGS20190420 chromosome 14, ASM1584641v1, whole genome shotgun sequence DNA window aGTATGGGGAAGTATGGAGAAAAAACGTGTCAGTGGCATAATGGGTAAGTTACTGATGCAATGTGAGGTGTAATGTTTGAATGTCACGGCAGATTGATTTGAAGTTTGTGACAGGAAGTACAAAAGTAGCATTTTGTTTAATGTCAGTAATGTCAGTAAAAGTTTATCATCTCCCAACATCTTGATTTAGGATTGCATACTATACAAATCTCTAAATTAAACTTGAAGATATTCactgtatagacggtttcatcttgacaacataaacaaacgttgctgcacatgcgcacttttgtgaccccaactaaGCTTCCGATACATATTCACAAacagtgcctgtagattatatctgataacaagcaaaagaaacggAGAAGAAacctccaatattttgaatttagactgcgataccaaactcaaccgctagatgtcaatgtaccatactgttttctttaaacgcgaccgaactacaggacccactccaacaaacagtttatttcataaaatcaacatacaacaaaattccaCAAATTTAATCAAATGCAATCTTTATacgataaaataataatacgaatttatattcatataaatgaatattattagAGACTAGCTAAAGACAAACCGGGGGTCTAACTGGGAGTCAGGTGCGCGCGCATCTGATTAAACGGTCTATATGACGACAAAACTTCAATAGGTCATTGAGTTGGCCTTTATATGGCATGATAACAggtgataaaaatgttttccaaatgcatagatgtaatgtacatgtaaaatatgtaataaatgtaaacctgtttccattaaaatccaataattatatgtttaaaatgattatagTAACCTCAAATAACAAAATTGTATATAACCCTACAAGAAGCCATTGActtataaaattacatttacatttgtaaactAACGTTACTGTTTAGCGTATTGACAAAATGTGTATATGGTCTCCTACttgtaattcgctttggataaaagcatctgccaaatgttttgtgaatgtacattttacaaagtctcaaaataaaaagtttgaaaacatttaatataggAAGTCACATATGTTCATTGAGTTAGCAGTTCAATTGTTATGTTAAAAGTGCATAAAAGTGTCTTCCAAATccataaatgtcaaataaatataatacatgtaAACCtggttcattaaaaaaaacatcaattatGTTTACAATGATTCTTCCTTTTTGTATTATGGGTTGAAAACATTAATTTTCTTTGAACATTCAGGCTGGTTTCATCAGCATTTTGGAAAACAAAGGAATGAGCTGGACCAAGGTAACTCATGCACATGCCCTCAGAAggacaattttgttttaagcaaTTGCAAAAGCTCCTCTGGAAACCACACATACACCACTCATTGTGAAACCAGCTGCTCTGTGGAGTCTAGCGTGTCTTCTGCATCCTCTTCATTACcctgtaaaaaaacatccatCTCCAGCTATGAAAGCCCCCTACCTGCTGTACTCTCCTCAACCTTCCGTTCAACTCTAAAATACGACGTTTGTTTGTGTCACAGCGATAAAGACATTGATCAAGTGCACAGCCTGGTCTCCTTCCTAGAAGCCCCTTCCAAAGGTCTACGCTGTTACCTGCTGGAAAGGGATTGTCCACCGGGTGGAGCTGTGTCCACTGAGCTCCTGCAGGCGCTGCATGATAGCCACTGCTGGGTCTTGTTCATCACACCCAACTTCCTGAAGGATGACTGGTGCTTGTACCAGATGCACCAGGTCCTGTCTGAGGGGCCCATTTCACAGAGGATCATCCCCGCTGTACTAAATATACCCAGATCTGAGCTCCCACAGGAACTGCGATTTGTCTTTTGTGTGGATTTTAACAGGAACATAGAGGGTGGCTACAACCAAGTGTACAAGACACTGATTCATTGTAGGTAGAATGTTTTGCAttcatatttactttaataagttgtatttttatatttacataaagaaTGAAAGTTCAAGTAGTTTTATATGCACGTTGTTCTAATATGTTGTTGTAATAAGTAACTATTACTATATTGTGCTAGTCcatctaaataataaatgaatgaacacagATGTTTTGGTATTACAGGTTGTAAAGTACCAaacctgtattttttcattatatacAACATAAAACTGATTATTTTACACTAGATTTTGGTCACCTTTTATTGAAAGAAAGTACCccaaaataaagcaaattattatcaattattCAAATCATGTCTATTCCCTACACCTCACAAATCTTACAAATGAAACTagatttaaattttaaattaacacatttcatttggcatatttaatttaaatgtcttttgCTTGATGCGTGTTCATTTTTGggataaatgttttgaaaattcAATGTTTATTCAATTTAACAGATATATTTGAGTTTTGGTTATTATAAAACGTGTAAAAGGTGTGTTACTTTAATTTTAACCAacactgtttatgttttaaacttgttttaaacTTTCCCACACTGTTTCAGATAGACTAcggtaaaatgtaaatgttattaatataaattccatacatttttcttttttaacagatttgaaGGACATGCTTGAGAAGGAGGAGTCCTGCAATGTCGCATTCAGATAGTTGAGAGTCAAAATGAAGACGTCAGTCAAGTCTCAGTGTTCATATTAAGCTTTATTAACAATTGTATGTTATTTACAAGAAGTGACATTCACAACCAAGTTGTACTTTAACATTCTGAACACACTGTCAAAAAGAATCCATCGAGCCAttatatgttttcttttgttatttttcttcgaggattgtattaaattaagatatttatattatgttt harbors:
- the tirap gene encoding toll/interleukin-1 receptor domain-containing adapter protein isoform X1, with translation MEKKRVSGIMGWFHQHFGKQRNELDQGNSCTCPQKDNFVLSNCKSSSGNHTYTTHCETSCSVESSVSSASSSLPCKKTSISSYESPLPAVLSSTFRSTLKYDVCLCHSDKDIDQVHSLVSFLEAPSKGLRCYLLERDCPPGGAVSTELLQALHDSHCWVLFITPNFLKDDWCLYQMHQVLSEGPISQRIIPAVLNIPRSELPQELRFVFCVDFNRNIEGGYNQVYKTLIHYLKDMLEKEESCNVAFR
- the tirap gene encoding toll/interleukin-1 receptor domain-containing adapter protein isoform X2, whose product is MEKKRVSGIMGWFHQHFGKQRNELDQGNSCTCPQKDNFVLSNCKSSSGNHTYTTHCETSCSVESSVSSASSSLPCKKTSISSYESPLPAVLSSTFRSTLKYDVCLCHSDKDIDQVHSLVSFLEAPSKGLRCYLLERDCPPGGAVSTELLQALHDSHCWVLFITPNFLKDDWCLYQMHQVLSEGPISQRIIPAVLNIPRSELPQELRFVFCVDFNRNIEGGYNQVYKTLIHCRFEGHA